A single window of Haliotis asinina isolate JCU_RB_2024 chromosome 5, JCU_Hal_asi_v2, whole genome shotgun sequence DNA harbors:
- the LOC137284531 gene encoding chitotriosidase-1-like has product MCLYLQFVFLLLAWQAHAAVKYQRFCYFTGWARYRANPVAFNPEDVSVNLCTHLSFAFAEIDSTGTKIIPEDPTDDPQMYRRFTSLKKQDPNIKMLLSIGGYNGKLKEFSLLASTDNNINTFAANAIKFLRSRNFDGLDVDWEFPATRGGPPSDKQRFTRMIQLLRQAFDTEASQTGNERLLLTAALSPTPYQIGVSYEPVKIASNLDLINLMTYDMHGEWEELKTAAHHSSLFGSPTDKTNNVDYLATYWANLGIPKDKILIGVPFYSRTYTVSGGSVSGPGRAGNYTKENGTLAYYEVCKILQDGATGQRIDAQKVPYLVSKDQWVGYDDEKSLADKVKYVIDNGFGGVMVWALDMDDFSGICGKAFPLMNAVNNAFGILVG; this is encoded by the exons ATGTGTTTGTACTTACAGTTTGTGTTCTTGCTGCTAGCATGGCAGGCCCATG CGGCGGTGAAATACCAACGGTTCTGCTACTTTACCGGCTGGGCACGCTACCGTGCCAATCCCGTGGCCTTCAACCCTGAGGACGTCAGCGTTAATCTGTGCACACATCTGTCTTTCGCCTTTGCCGAAATTGACTCCACCGGAACTAAAATCATCCCTGAAGACCCCACGGACGATCCACAGAT GTACAGACGGTTTACTAGCTTGAAGAAACAGGATCCCAACATAAAAATGCTTCTGTCTATTGGGGGATACAATGGGAAGCTGAAAGAATTCTCTCTTCTGGCATCAACCGATAACAACATTAACACCTTTGCAGCAAACGCTATCAAATTCTTGCGTAGCCGTAATTTTGACGGCCTTGACGTAGATTGGGAATTTCCAGCAACGAGAGGAGGCCCCCCAAGTGACAAACAGCGCTTCACAAGGATGATCCAG CTCCTACGTCAAGCTTTTGACACCGAGGCATCTCAGACGGGCAATGAAAGACTTCTACTGACTGCAGCCCTGTCCCCAACTCCTTATCAGATTGGCGTGTCGTACGAGCCTGTCAAAATCGCTAG TAATCTTGATCTGATAAACCTGATGACGTATGACATGCACGGAGAATGGGAGGAGCTGAAAACGGCAGCTCACCACTCATCCCTCTTTGGGTCGCCCACCGACAAGACCAACAACGTC GACTACCTTGCCACGTACTGGGCAAATCTGGGCATTCCAAAGGACAAGATTCTGATTGGAGTTCCCTTTTATAGTCGGACGTACACTGTGTCTGGAGGGAGTGTGAGTGGCCCTGGCAGGGCGGGGAACTACACGAAAGAGAATGGGACACTTGCGTACTATGAG GTGTGCAAGATCCTGCAGGACGGCGCCACTGGTCAGCGCATCGACGCACAGAAGGTCCCCTACCTGGTCAGCAAGGACCAGTGGGTGGGTTATGATGACGAGAAGAGTCTGGCGGACAAG GTAAAATACGTCATCGACAACGGGTTTGGCGGCGTGATGGTGTGGGCCCTGGACATGGACGACTTCAGCGGCATCTGCGGCAAAGCTTTCCCTCTAATGAACGCGGTGAATAACGCATTTGGGATTTTGGTTGGATAA
- the LOC137284391 gene encoding chitotriosidase-1-like, with protein sequence MCLYLQFVFLLLAWQAQAVKYQRFCYFAGWARYRANPVAFNPEDVSANLCTHLSFAFAEIDSTGTKIIPGDPTDDPQMYRRFTSLKKQDPNIKMLLSIGGWKGKLKEFSLLASTDNNINTFAANAIKFLRSRNFDGLDVDWEFPATRGGSPSDKQRFTRMIQLLRQAFDTEASQTGNERLLLTAALSPTPYQIGVSYEPVKLASNLDLINLMTYDMHGEWEELKTAAHHSSLFGSPTDKTNNVDYLATYWANLGIPKDKILIGVPFYSRTYTVSGGSVSGPGRAGNYTKENGTLAYYEVCKILQDGATGQRIDAQKVPYLVSKDQWVGYDDEKSLADKVKYVIDNRFGGVMVWALDMDDFSGICGKAFPLMNAVNNAFGILVG encoded by the exons ATGTGTTTGTACTTACAGTTTGTGTTCTTGCTGCTAGCATGGCAGGCCCAAG CGGTGAAATACCAACGGTTCTGCTACTTTGCCGGCTGGGCACGCTACCGTGCCAATCCCGTGGCCTTCAACCCTGAGGACGTCAGTGCTAATCTGTGCACACACCTGTCTTTCGCCTTTGCCGAAATTGACTCCACCGGAACTAAAATCATCCCTGGAGACCCCACGGACGATCCACAGAT GTACAGACGGTTTACTAGCTTGAAGAAACAGGATCCCAACATAAAAATGCTTCTTTCTATTGGTGGATGGAAAGGGAAGCTGAAAGAATTCTCTCTTCTGGCATCAACCGATAACAACATTAACACCTTTGCAGCAAACGCTATCAAATTCTTGCGTAGCCGTAATTTTGACGGCCTTGACGTAGACTGGGAATTTCCAGCAACGAGAGGAGGCTCCCCGAGTGACAAACAGCGCTTCACAAGGATGATCCAG CTCCTACGTCAAGCTTTTGACACCGAGGCATCTCAGACGGGCAATGAAAGACTCTTACTGACCGCGGCCCTGTCCCCAACTCCCTATCAGATTGGCGTGTCGTATGAACCTGTCAAACTAGCTAG TAATCTTGATCTGATAAACCTGATGACGTATGACATGCACGGAGAATGGGAGGAGCTGAAAACGGCAGCTCACCACTCATCCCTCTTTGGCTCGCCCACCGACAAGACCAACAACGTC GACTATCTTGCCACGTACTGGGCAAATCTGGGCATTCCAAAGGACAAGATTCTGATTGGAGTTCCCTTTTATAGTCGGACGTACACTGTGTCTGGAGGGAGTGTGAGTGGCCCTGGCAGGGCGGGGAACTACACGAAAGAGAATGGGACACTAGCGTACTATGAG GTGTGCAAGATCCTGCAGGACGGCGCCACTGGTCAGCGCATCGACGCACAGAAGGTCCCCTACCTGGTCAGCAAGGACCAGTGGGTGGGGTATGATGACGAGAAGAGTCTGGCGGACAAG GTAAAATACGTCATCGACAACAGGTTTGGCGGCGTGATGGTGTGGGCCCTGGACATGGACGACTTCAGCGGCATCTGCGGCAAAGCTTTCCCTCTAATGAACGCGGTGAATAACGCATTTGGGATTTTGGTTGGATAA